Genomic segment of Pseudomonas iranensis:
TGCCCGAATCCTTCGCCCACGACCCGGCCGGCAACCTGCTGATGCAGGACCGCCCCGGTCCCGCCCAGATCAAAGGCAATCGCCTGCTGATGCAGGGCGACCGCCATTACGACTACGACGCCTTCGGCAACCTGATCCGCGAACGCCGTGGCCACGGCCAGACCCTGGTCACCGAGTACCGCTACGACTGCCAGCACCGCCTGATCGGCCTGACCCGCCCCGACGGCCAGACCGCCACTTATCACTACGACGCCTTCGGCCGGCGCATCCGCAAAACCGTCGACGGCGCCGTCACCGAATTCTTCTGGCAAGGCGAACACCTCGTCGCCGAAAGCAGCACCAGCCAATACCGCAGCTTCCTCTACGAACCCGGCACCTTCCGCCCACTCGCGATGCTCGACGGCAAAGGCCCGAAAAAGGCCTGCCCCTTCTACTACCAACTCGACCACCTCGGCACCCCACAGGAACTCACCGACTACAGCGGCGAAATCGTCTGGTCCGCGCAATACGACGCCTACGGCAAAGTCGCCGCTGTGACCCTGGCCGGCGAAGACTACCTGGATCAACCGCTGCGCTTTCAGGGGCAGTATTTCGATGCGGAAAGCGGCCTGCACTACAACCGGCATCGGTATTACGACCCGAGGTTGGGACGGTATCTGACGCCGGACCCGGTGAAGCTCGCGGGTGGGTTGAATCAGTACCAGTACGTACCGAATCCGACGGGGTGGGTGGATCCGTTGGGGTTGACGTCCAATTGCCCGCCGCCGAATAAGCCTGGGTGTGCGGTGCCGGGGGCGATTGATGGGGCTAAAGTGGATGAGGGTGAACCTGCGCTGCCGAAGATGACGGCGCAGGAACGACGGGCGAGGATTGATGAGTTGGCGGAGGCGAATGCGAAGCGAGAAGTCTTGAAACTGGAGAAAAAACACAATATGCATACCGTTGCGAAGCATAACCCAGAGATTTCAGATAAAGCCCTGAAACAGAGATCAATTGACGGTAGTCATCCAACCAAAAAAGGTCAGAACGGACCAACAAGGCCTAGCTCGCAATTCAAAACATGGTTGCTGCAACTGAATGCAATAAATGATGCGATAACTAGAATGGAGCGAAAAACTCCTATTCCTACGGGCTATACCAAAGATGGTGATCCTGTCATTAGAAAGGAAATGCCGAGAGGGGGGAGGGGGTACAAGCCAAACAAAAAGGACAAGGAAAATCCCAAGTTTATAAAGGATTTGAATTTCTCAGAAGTGCGATTCGATCAGGCGAGTGGCAAACCTTACACGGCTTTTCCAGATTAGAGAGTGCGATATGTTAATGTGGCCAAAATTTAATACACCATTTGAACCCACTATGCATTATTGGTTGGGCGGCATCTCCGTTTTTGGTCGAGAGGAAACTCTCGGTGCTGAGTTGTGGAAGTACAATCCCAATAACCGAGAAGAACGAAGGGGTGTCATTCATAAGTATATTTTGCGTAGATTTGATTGCTTGACATATCGGCACAAATTTCTGCTATTTGATGTGCTAAGGAAGGCGCTGAGTTCGCCAGGTTTTGATTTTTCTTCATTATTTCAGAGTGATGAGGATGCTAATTTTTATTTGGCTTGGGATGAAACAGAAATTCATGATTCGAGAGTTTTTTTTGAAGATATATATAATGCAGTACTCATAGAGTGGAAAGATGATTTGCTTCGGGCGAGCTCGGAAGCTTAAGCTCCTAATGAGGGCGTTTTTGGAATTTATAATATAAAAAGGATTTTTTTGTGGTTGGGTTGTCAGTTATTAATAATGTGTTTACTTGTGTAGTTCTCTGGAATTTTGTGACCGCCGTGATCGCGGGCGAATCTCAAGATCCTCTAAGATCAATTGAGCAGGGTGATTGTCATCCATCAATTGATAAGCTTTATAAAATTGCTATGAGTGGTAACGTAGATGGCCAGTTGGCATTTGGATATGCTGCAAGTAAAAACCTTTGTGAGGCTGTCGAGTTAGGAGGAAAGTATTCCATTGATTGGTTTCGCTCTGCTGCGCACCAAGGCAACGCGGTTGCACAAGCTGAACTTGCTAAAAAGCTTGTTAGTACGTGGAATGCGAAAAATGAAGAGGAGGCTTTAGGTTGGTATCGATTGGCTGCAGACCAAGGAAATGCTAATGCCCAATTTGGATTGGCACAAATGTACGATCGCGGCTGGACGATGTCTAAGAATATTCCAAAGAGTGATAGCGAGGCCATGGATTTGTACTTCAAGGCTGCGGCGCAAGGCCACGTAGGTTCGTTCTTTGTTTTGTCTCAGATTTATCGAAAAGGACAGATGGTGAAGAGAGACGTGTCGAAAGAGGCTTATTGGAATAAGAAAGGAGCTGAAAACGATGATCACCACGCTCAAGTTAGGTTGGCCGATATGTATAAAAAAGGGGCAGGTGTAGCTCAGAGTGATGCGAAGGCAAGGTATTGGTATAGCCAAGCTAATGCACTAGGCAATAAATATGCAAAAACTAGCTTGGCCAGAATGCTTCGAGATGGCGAAGGAGGACCTGTTGATAAAAAAATAGCAGTTAAGCTATTTGCTGAGGCAGCTGAAGCGGAAGAGCCTAATGCCCAATATGAACTTGGAAGGATATATTTACACGGCTTGCTTGGGGTACGGAAAGACACAGCGATAGCTAAAGTTTGGATGATGAAAGCGGCCCAAAGATTACATCCTCTCGCAATCGAGGAGTTGGAAGGCTTAGAGTAAAAGTTCGTGTTTTGTGTGTTGTGGGGTTCGAACATGATATTTGCTACGATTCAGTAATAGTTATTGGTTTACCTTTCTCAGATCGATCAGAGACGCGTTCACAGAGGTACGTATTGTTTGAGGTTCACCGTTGACCCATCAACTGCGAATGGTGGAGGGCTTCGGTCGTTAGGCTATCCAACAAATACACACTAAACCCCACAACCCCCTTCGCATGATGCTTAGCCTGCGAAGCCATCTCCGCAAGCTGGCTGGCATCAAGCGCTGCACAAGCCTCAGGGCGCAGATGCACCACCCCAATCGATAACGACAACAACGCAAATTCCTGCCGCACGCCCTGGCGATTCGGCGCAATAAAACATCCTGCCTCAAGGTGTTCAGGCCGATAGAAGCGGCGGCATTGGCTTTGGAAGTCGTCGAGCAGTTGGTTGAGGCGTTTGCGCCAGTCTTCGGGGCCGAGGACGAGGAGGAAGTCGTCGCCGCCGATGTGGCCGACGAAGTCGCGGGTGGGGTCGATGCGTTCGTTGAGGCATTGGGCGAGGCAGAGCAGGACTTCGTCGCCACGGCCGTAGCCGTAGATGTCGTTGAAGGGTTTGAAACTGTCAATGTCGACGTAGCAGATGATCGACTCGCGGGCCTGTTGCAGCAGGCGCGTGAGGCACTGCTGGATCGGCACGTTGCCGGGCAGCAGGGTTAGCGGATTAGCGTAGCGCGCCTGTTGGATTTTCAGTTCGGTGATCAGTTTGAGCACATCGATCACCCGGCCGAGGCCGAGGTAACTGCCGTTGAGGGTGATGATGAAGTCTTCTTCGATGCGCTGGCGGGCGCGGCTGGTGATCAGGCGGCTGACTTGCTGGAGTGACTGGCTGATTTCCACGGCGAGGAAGTCATCGTTCATCAGGCGGCTGATCGGTTTGCGCGCGAACAGATCGGTGGCAAACGGTTTGAGCAGTGCGTCCGACAGCGAGTGGCGATGGACGATGCCGCAGGGCTGGCCTTGTTCGTCGAGCACCGCGAGCGAATTGAGGTTGGCCTGGCGGCGAAAGGCTTCCAGCACGGTCGCGGTAGGTGTATCACGCTGCACGGCGGGCTGGTCGTTGAGCAGGGCGCTGAGGTCGCTGCCTTCGTCATTCAGCGCGACGGCGCTGCTGTCGTGTTTGGGCATCATCGCGCGAGCGTCGCGGGATGGATGTTCCTGAGGGCGGCCGAGCAGGTAGCCCTGCACCAGGTCGACGCCCATTTCAGTCAGCACCGCGAGTTCTTCCGGCAACTCGATCCCCTCGGCAATCACTTGCGCGCGGGAAGCCTTGGCAATTTGCAGAATCGAACCGACAAACTCTCTTTTCAACGCATCCTGATGAATGCCATCAATGAAGTGCCGGTCGATCTTCACGTAATCCGGACGCAATTCCGACCACAGGCGCAGGCTCGAATACCCTGCGCCCAAGTCATCCAGCGCAATGGAAAAACCCATCGCCCGGTAATGATGCAGGGCGGTTTGCAGCAACTGGAAGTCATCGATCGGGGTTTGCTCGGTGAGCTCGATGACCACCTGGCTCGGCGCAATGCCCAAGTCTTGCAGCAATTGCAAAGTGCGTCCCGGTTGGTGCGCGGCTTCGAGCAAGGATTCCGGCGAGACGTTGAGGAACAGCTTGCCCGGCAGTTGCTGCTCATTGAAGCGGCGACAGGCGCTTTGTCGGCAGGCGATTTCCAGTTCACTCAATCGTCCAGCCTGTCGCGCCACGGCGAACAGGGCAATCGGCGAGTGAAGAGGGCTGTTGGACGGCCCACGGGTCAGGGCTTCGTAACCGAGAATGCGGCGTTCGGAAAGACAGATGATCGGCTGGAACAAGCTGTGTAAACCGCTTTGAGTCAGGATCGAGCTCAACGCGCTCAGCTGTTCGGTCGTGGTCATGGCAGTCTCTGGCGATAAAAAAAGGACCGGGAGCGCTTGCTCCCGGTCCTTTATTGCACGACAGAATGATGACTGTTTGATGACGATCCGGGGATCGCCAGCACTAAATTGCCATCACTTACTTTTTGGCCACCTGATTGCTCAGTTTCAGGTAATCCAGCAGCACGCGCCCGGTTTCGCTCAGGTAGGCATCGTCTTCCGGTTTGACCTTGTCCGGCTCGGCAGCGGCCAGTGCGTCTTCGTCTTCTTTCTTCAGCTCTTTGAGCGGTTCTTCGCCTTTGGCCTTGCGACGGATGTTCTCCATCGCCAGTTGCTTGGCGTCGATGTCGGCGTGCTGGGCGCGACGATCGGCTTCGTTGAGGCTGACGGTTTTTTCTTCCATCAGTTTCTGCGCCAGGGCCAGCTTGTCGCGGATGAACACGAACTCGGCATCCTTGTTGGTGCGCGCGTCATGTTCGGACTTCAGCTGGGCGAGGAACGGCTTGAACGGATCGGCCGCTGGTTTGATCGCCGCGCGGATGGTGTCCCACGGCATGGCTTCCGGCAGGGCGCTTTCACCGATTTCCTTGGTGTCGATCAGCGACGGGTAGTCGATGTCCGGCAGCACGCCCTGATGCTGGGTGCTCTGCCCGGAGACACGGTAGAACTTGGCCAGGGTCAGTTTCAGTTCGCCATGGTTCAGCGGCTGAATCGTCTGCACGGTGCCTTTGCCGAAGGTCTGACCACCGATGATCAGCGCGCGGTGGTAGTCCTGCATGGCGCCGGCGAAGATCTCCGAAGCCGAGGCGGACAGGCGGTTGACCAGCAGCGCCATCGGGCCTTTGTAGAACGCGCCCGGGTTTTCATCTTCCAGCACGTCGACACGGCCATCGGCATTACGCACCAGCACGGTCGGACCTTTGTCGATAAACAGGCTGGTCAGTTCGGTGGCTTCCTGCAGGGAGCCGCCGCCGTTGTTGCGCAGGTCGATGACCACGCCGTCGACTTTGTCCTTCTGCAGCTCGGTCAGCAGCTTCTTGACGTCGCGAGTGGTGCTCTTGTAGTCCGGATCGCCGGCACGGAAGGCCTTGAAGTCAAGGTAGAAGGCCGGGATCTCGATGACGCCAAGTTTGTAGTCCTTGCCGTCCTGTTTCAGGCTGAGGATCGACTTCTTCACGGCCTGGTCTTCAAGCTTCACCGCTTCACGGGTGATCGGCACGATCTTGGTGGTCTGGTCGTTCGGCGCATTGCTCGCCGGGATCACTTCCAGGCGCACCACGGTGCCTTTCGGACCACGAATCAGTTTGACCACTTCGTCCAGACGCCAGCCGACCACGTCGACCATTTCCTTGTTGCCTTGGGCAACGCCGATGATCTTGTCGGCCGGAGCGACCTGCTTGGTCTTGTCCGCCGGGCCTGCCGGCACCAGACGCACGACTTTCACTTGATCGTTGTCGCTCTGCAACACGGCGCCAATGCCCTCGAGGGACAGGCTCATGTTGATGTCGAAGTTTTCCGCGTTATCCGGCGACAGATAGTTGGTGTGCGGGTCGTAGGACATGGCGAATGTGTTGATGTACGCCTGGAAGATGTCCTCGGCACGGGTCTGGTCGAGGCGCGCCAGCTGATTCTTGTAGCGCTTGGTCAGGGTTTCCTGGATCTGCTTCGGGTCTTTGCCGGCGATCTTCTGGCGCAGCACTTCGTCCTTGACGCGTTTGCGCCACAGGTCGTCGAGTTCTGCGGTGGACTTGAGCCAAGGCGCGTCCTTGCGATCGATCAGCAAGGTCTCCTTGGTGTTGAAGTCCATCTTGTCGACGCCTTTGTTCAGCTCGGCAAGGGCGAAGTCCAGACGCGCCTTGACGCGGTCCAGATAGCGCTTGTAGATGGTGAACCCGGCGTTGAGGTCGCCGCTTTTGAGGAAGTCGTCGAACTGCGTCTTCCACTTGTCGAATTCGGCGATATCGCTGGCCATGAAATAGCTGCGCGACGGGTCGAGCAGCTTGATGTAGCTGTCGTAGATGATCACCGAGCGCGCATCGTCGAGCGGCGGCTTGCTGTAGTGGTGACGCTTGAGCAACTCGACGACGTTCAGGCTGGCGATGACTTCATCGCGATCAGGCTGCAACTTGTCCCAGCTGTTGGCTGCGAATGTGGTGCCCGACACCGGCAACAGGCCGATACCGATGAAAAGAGCGAGGGCGGTGCTGGGGAGCAGATGCTTCATGCTGATTCGACGCGGGGACAATTGATAACGCATATTAGGCCGTCTTTGAAGTCGCCGGTTCTTTGAGAGCCGGTCGCATAATGCAAAAAGCCCGGCGCTACAGCTTCGGGCTCAGTCCAGACTCACTATGGAGGCAGTGTGAAGGCATTGCAAGGCGTTGAAGGTCAAGTGGCATGGGTTGAAGAGCCGAGTCCTACCTGCGATGTAGGACAAGTCCGCATCCGGGTGGCGGCAGCCGGCCTCAATCGAGCCGATTTATTACAGAAGGCAGGGCTTTATCCGCCGCCCCCCGGTGCCAGCCACGTGCTCGGTCTTGAGTGCTCCGGGGTGATCAGCGAAGTCGGTGCGGGCTCGTCCTGGCAAGTCGGCGATCGGGTTTGCGCCTTGCTGGCCGGGGGCGGCATGGCCGAAGAGGTGGTCGTCGACGGACGGCACGTGCTGCCAGTGCCCGAAGGTGTTTCGCTGATCGAGGCGGCGGCATTGCCCGAGGTGTACGCCACCGTCTGGCTGAATGTGTTTCAACTTGCAGCGTTGAAGCCCGGTGAGAAAATTCTCCTGCACGCCGGCGCAAGTGGCATCGGTTCAGCCGCCATTCAGCTGTGCAAAGCCTTCGGTAACCCGTGCTGGGTCAGCGTCGGTTCCGCCGAGCGCCTGGCTTACTGTGAAGCGCTGGGTGCGCAGGGCGGCGTGGTGCGCACCGATGATCTGGAGAGCCTGCGCGACTTCGGGCCGTTCGATGTAATTCTCGATCCTGTGGGCGGCAATTATTCAGCATTGAACCTCAAGCTGATGGCGCTGGACGGGCGTTGGGTGCTGATCGGTTTGATGGGCGGGCGCGAGGCGAAACTGGATCTGGCGCAGGTGTTGGCCAAGCGTGTGCAACTGCTCGGTTCAACGTTGCGCAGTCGTGGCGATCAGTTCAAGGCGGATCTGCTCAGTGACCTGGGCCAGCATGTCTGGCCGCTGTTTGCCGAGGGCCGCTTGCGTCCGCAATTGGCCAAAGCGTTTGCGGTGAAGGATGCCGAAGCAGCGTTTGCCGAACTGGCGAGCAATACGGTGGCGGGCAAGTTGGTGTTGGTGATCAATGAAGGTTTGAGCTGACAGCAAAACAAGGTCAAAAGATCGCAGCCTTCGGCAGCTCCTACAGAGGCACGCATTCCAAAAGTAGGAGCTGCCGAAGGCTGCGATCTTTTGCTTTTATTTCCAGAGATGGATCGGCCAGCCGGCCTTTTCTGCGTGCTCAAGCAGCACCGGATCCGGATTGACCACGTGCGGGAAGTCCACTTTAAGCAACAACGGCAGATCATTGCGCGAATCGGAATAAAAACTCGCGCCTTCGAGGTTTTCTTCTTCGGCATCCAGCCATTCCAGCAGGCGGGTGATCTTGCCTTCGCGGTAAGTCAGGGTGCCGACGGTGTTGCCGCTATACACGCCATGGGCGACTTCCAGTTCGATGGCCAATATCTCGTCGATGCCCAGACGATCGGCGATCGGGCGAACCAGGTGCGCACCGGATGCCGAAATCACCAGAATCCGGTCGCCGGCCTTGCGGTGGGCGGCGATGGTTTTGGTCGCGTCGCTGAAGATGATCGGCTCAATGAAATCTTCCACCCACGGGCCAACCAAGTGCTCGATTTCCTCAGGGGTGCGGCCTATCAATGGTTCGAGACTGAAGGCCATATAGTCTTCCATCGCCAGATGTCCGCGGCCGTAGGCATCCATCAGTTCCTTGTCGCGCTGCATGAACGACTCGCCATCGACCCAGCCGAGGCGGACCATCTGCTCACTCCATAGCGAGGAGCAGTCGCCGTGGATCAACGTTTCGTCCAGATCAAAAATTGCCAAAGCCATCGGGTTCTCTCCGAGAACAGCTGCAAGCTACGAGCTAATAGCTGCAAGAATTAAAATCAGGTGCACCGCAGTCTACAACTTGAAGCTTGTAGCTCGAAGCTTGCAGCTGCTTTTAAGCTACTTCGCACAGGGCGGTCGGATCGATGGAAAGTGCCAGGCGCTGTCCGTCGGGATGCAGATCGGCGGCGGAGCGGTTGAGCACATCGACCACCAGTTCCACGCCGCGCGCTTCGACGCGATAGCGAATGACGTTGCCGAGCAGGCTGTGGTTGCGGATCTGCGCGTCGAGTTCGCCGTCAAGGCTCAGTTCGATGGCTTCCGGGCGGATGGCGATGCGGTGGTTGATCGTTCGTTGCAACAGCTTCGACGCAGCCTCGGCGTCGAGCAGGTTGTAGTTGCCGATGAAGCCGGCGGCGAACACATCGACCGGCGCGGTGTAGAGGGTTTCGGCGTCGCCGCTCTGGACGATCTTTCCCTGATTCATCAGGAAAATCCGGTCCGACATGGTCAGCGCTTCTTCCTGATCGTGGGTGACGAAGATCGTGGTCAGGCCGAGTTCGCGCTGGATCTGACGAATCTGTTCGCGCAGGTGTTTGCGAATTCGTGCGTCGAGCGCCGACAGCGGCTCATCCAGCAGCAACAAGCGCGGGCGGGTGACCAGCGATCGGGCGAGGGCGACACGCTGGCACTGACCACCGGACAGTTGATGCGGATAGCGGCTGGCGAAGTCGTGCAGTTCAACCAGTTTCAACACTTCAGAGACCCGCTTGTGGCTGTCATCGGCGTTGACCTTTTGCATGCGCAGGCCGAAGGCGACGTTCTGTTCGACGGTCATGTTGGGGAACAGCGCGTAGCTCTGAAAGACCATGCCGATACCGCGTTTCTGCGGACTCAACGGCACGATGTCGACGCCATCGAGCAAAATCTTGCCGCCATCCACCGGGGTCAGCCCGGCGATGCAACGCAGCAAAGTCGACTTGCCGCACCCGGACGGGCCGAGCAGGGTGACGAACTCGCCTTTGTTGATTTCGCAATCGATGTCGCTGAACACCGTGGTGCCGGCATAACTTTTCTGCAGGTGTTGGACGCTGACGTAGCTCATTCGCTTTTGTCCTTGTTCAAGATGTTGGCGATCCAGGTCAGGACCAGCACGAAAAAGAAATACGAAATGACCAGCGCACTGGTGAAGTGGCCGCTGCTGTTACGCATGTTGTTCAGGTACACCTGCAGAGTTTCGTAGCGGGTGCCGACGAGGATGTTGGCGAACACGAATTCACCGAAGAGGAACGAGAACGACAATAGCAGCGCCACCATCAGGCCTTTGCGCAGATTCGGCAGCACCACCAGAAACGCCGCTTGAAAAGTGCTGGCGCCAAGCAGTTGCGCGGCGTCCATCAGGTCGCGCAGGTTGATCGCTTGCAGGTTGTTGGTGATCGCGCGGTACATGAACGGCAGCGCCACGGTGAAGTAGCAGCCGATCAGAATCCACGGTGTGCCGACCATCGCCATCGGCCCGGAACCGTAGAGCTGCAACAGCCCCACCGAGGACACCACCGGCGGTACCGCGAAGGGCAGCAGGATGAGGATGTTCATCAGCGCATCGAGTTTCGGAAAGTAGTAATGCACGACGAACAGCAACGGCAGGATCAGCACCACCGACAGCACCAGCGCGCCGACACACACAATCAGCGACTGGCCGAATGCATGCAGAAAGCGCGGATCGCTCCACAGCTGGATGTACCACTTGAAGGTGAAACCGCTGGGCAGAATCGTTGCCGACCAACTGCTGGCGATCGAATAGACCAGCGTGCCCAGCAGCGGCAACAGCAGAATGGCGAACAGCAGATAAACCACGACGCGGTGGTAGAGGCCGGCCGGGCCGGATTCAGCGCGAGACATGGTAGCTCCTCTTCAACAGCAATTGATGCACGACGGTGACAATGGTCATCAGCGCCACGAGCACCACAGCCAGGGCGCTGGCCAGGTTCGGGTCCAGGGAAATGTCGCCGGAGACCATCGCCGCAATACGGATTGGCAGAACGTTGAAATTGCCGGTGGTCAGCGCATAAACCGTGGCGTAGGCGCCGAGGGCGTTGGCCAGCAGGATCACGAACGTGCCGAGCAACGCCGGGGTCAACACCGGCAGGCCGATGTGCCGCCAGAACTGCCAGCCGTTGGCGCCGAGCAGTGCGGCGGACTCGCGCCAGTCTTCACGCAGAGCGTCGAAAGCCGGGTAGAGCAGCAACACGCCGAGCGGGATCTGGAAGTAGGTGTAGAGGATGATCAGGCCGGTTTTCGAATACAGATTGAAGTCCTGAATGATCCCCGACTGTTTGAGCATGATGGTGATGCTGCCGTTGAAACCGAGCAGGATGATGAACGCGAACGCCAGCGGCACGCCGGCAAAATTGCTGGTCATGTTGGCGAAGGCATTGACGAAGTTGCGCAGCTTCGAATCGACCCGGCGCAGGGAGTACGCACCAAGCACGGCGATGATGATGCCGAATACGCTCGACCAGAAACTGATCTCCAGGCTGTACTGGATCGCCTGCCGATAGAACTTCGAACCGAAGATCTTGCTGAAGTTGGCCAGGCCCCAGCCGGACTCTTCCGATTGCAGGCTGTTGATCATCACCCAGACCAGCGGGGCGATTTCGAAGATGATGAAGAACAGCGCGAAGGGCACCAGGCACAGCGCCGCGAGCCATTTGCCGCGAGTCATGGCATTCACTTGAACAACTCCCGGCATACAGGTTTGTCATGGGGCACGCCGAGCAGTTCGCAGATCGTGCCGCACAGCTCGGTCTGCTTCGGTGTGACGTCAGGGTTCAGGCTGAAGACCTCGCCGAGGACGAACAGCGGCACCTGACGTTCTTCCGCCAGCAGGCCGTTGTGCGAGCGATCATTGTTCATGCCATGGTCGGCAGTCACCAGCACTTGATAGCCGGCGTCTAGCCAGTTTTGTAGATAGTCGGCAAGGATGATGTCGGCCGAACGCGCGCTGTTACGGTATTGCGAGCTGTCGAGGCCGTGCTTGTGCCCGGCGTCGTCGATGTTCATCGGGTGGACCAGGAGAAAGTTCGGCGCGTGGCGCAGGCGCAGGTCCTCGGCATCGGCGAACAGGTGCGAATCCGGATAATGATCGTTCCAGTAGAAGTGGCCGTACTGGATCGGCAGCGTCGGATCGTTGGTGTGGCGGTCGCGCGCCGCCACGAACGGTGAGCGGTTATATAACTCGCTGACCCAGTGATACGCCGCAGCGGCGGTTTTCAACCCGGCATCGCGGGCGTAGTGATAGATGCTGCGCTGGTTGGACAAGCGCGAGACATTGTTGTGGACGATGCCGCTGTCGATCGGCGGCACGCCGGTGAGAATACATTCGTAAAGCGGTCGGGACAGGGCCGGCAGTTCGCACTCCAGTTGATAGAGCGCCGCGCGTCCTGCGCCAACATAAGCCTGCAGATGCCCCATGGCGTGACACGCAACCTCGTAGTTGAGGCCGTCGAGCACGACAAGGATGACGTTGTGCTTCATAGGGGCAAGAACTCCGCGAAATTCAGTTATTCCGAAATCAACCCGATCCCCTGTGGGAGCGAGCCCGCTCGCGAATGCAATACATCATTCAACAGTGATGTCGACTGACGCGCCGCCGTCGCGAGCAGGCTCGCTCCCACATTCGGATCTTCAGCGGATCCCGAACAGGGGGATCACAGGATTACTTCATCTCGACGATGACTTCCTCGTTCCACTGCTGCGGCAGGGCTTTGGAGGTCTTTTCCCACGCCTCGGCGTCCTTAACCGGCGTGACCTTCTTGTACTGCTCGTTTGGCAGCAGTTTGGCTTTCACGTCTTCCGGCAGTTGCAGGTGTTCGGCGCGGATCGGCCGGGCGTTGCCACGGGCGAGGTTGGTCTGGCCGGCGTCGCTGAAGATGTATTCGCGGGTCAGCTTGGCGGCGTTGGGGTTTTTCGCGTACTTGTTGATGATCGTGGTGTAGCCGGAAATCACCGAGCCGTCGGATGGAATCAGCACTACGTAATCATCCGGGTTCGCCATTTTGGCTTTGTAGCTCAGACCATTGAAGTCCCAGACCACGCCGACTTCGATCTCGCCTTTTTCCATGGTGGCGATGGTCGGGTTGGCCATCGACAGACGACCTTGTTTGGCAAGGTCGGCGAACAGCAGCAGGGCAGGCTTGATGTTTTTCTCGTCACCGCCATTGGCCAGTGCGGCAGCGAGGACACCGTTGGCAGCCTGGGCAGCGGTGCTTACGTCGCCGATGGAGACTTTGTATTTACCGGTTTTCAGGTCAGCCCATTTGGTCGGTACGTCGGAGCCGTGCAGCAGCTTCTTGTTGACGATGAAGGCGATGGTGCCGGTGTAGGCCAGCGCCCAGTTGCCGTCCTTGTCCTTGGCCCAGTCCGGCACCTGATCCCAGGTGCTTGGTTTGTACGGTTGCACCACGCCTTGCTTGACCGCGATCGGGCCGAAGGCGGCACCGACGTCGCCGATATCAGCGGTGGCGTTGTCTTTTTCAGCAGCGAACTTGGCGATTTCCTGGGCCGAGCTCATGTCGGTGTCGATGTGTTTCAGGCCGTATTTCTTGGCCAGATCTTCCCAGGTGCCTTTCCAGTTGGCCCAGTCATCGGGCATGCCGACGCTGTTCACGGCGCCTTCCGCCTTCGCAGCGGCTTCGAGGGTTTTCAGATCGGTGTCGGCCGCCATGGCGGCGGTGCACATAGCGATGGTCGAGCCTAACAGTGTTGCCAGGAAAAGCTGTTTCATTCCGAAGCTCCTTGGTCGTGTTCAACGCTGCGATTGCGGTTGGTGTTGGTCTAGGTCAGCAATACCTGAGCCAATTTAGGTCGGCTGGATGACATTTTGATGTCGATGGCATCGTGGCTGATCTTTTATCAACCATTGTCAGGAAGGTGCCAGATCAGCGTAGACCATACCCAAAGGCCCGTAGGGAAGGGGACTTGGCCGATGTATTGCAAGCCGTGAAAGCGACCGTTCGGTAGTTTTGTCATCTGTCGGTCATCTGCACTGCCTAGGCTTGCAACATACGAAGGCGCTTTGATCGGCGTTCGGATTTGCCCCGAAACAGTGCTGGTCTAGTCCAGATAGGTAACGTTGATGCGCGATGAGGCAACGAAAGCGGTGACAGCGATTGGCCAGGTGCTGCTGGAGCAGATCGATCACGGTTTGCTGGCGGCCGGGAGCAAGTTGCCCGCTGAACGCAAGCTCAGCGAGCTGTT
This window contains:
- a CDS encoding ABC transporter permease, coding for MTRGKWLAALCLVPFALFFIIFEIAPLVWVMINSLQSEESGWGLANFSKIFGSKFYRQAIQYSLEISFWSSVFGIIIAVLGAYSLRRVDSKLRNFVNAFANMTSNFAGVPLAFAFIILLGFNGSITIMLKQSGIIQDFNLYSKTGLIILYTYFQIPLGVLLLYPAFDALREDWRESAALLGANGWQFWRHIGLPVLTPALLGTFVILLANALGAYATVYALTTGNFNVLPIRIAAMVSGDISLDPNLASALAVVLVALMTIVTVVHQLLLKRSYHVSR
- a CDS encoding HAD family hydrolase translates to MALAIFDLDETLIHGDCSSLWSEQMVRLGWVDGESFMQRDKELMDAYGRGHLAMEDYMAFSLEPLIGRTPEEIEHLVGPWVEDFIEPIIFSDATKTIAAHRKAGDRILVISASGAHLVRPIADRLGIDEILAIELEVAHGVYSGNTVGTLTYREGKITRLLEWLDAEEENLEGASFYSDSRNDLPLLLKVDFPHVVNPDPVLLEHAEKAGWPIHLWK
- a CDS encoding ABC transporter permease — translated: MSRAESGPAGLYHRVVVYLLFAILLLPLLGTLVYSIASSWSATILPSGFTFKWYIQLWSDPRFLHAFGQSLIVCVGALVLSVVLILPLLFVVHYYFPKLDALMNILILLPFAVPPVVSSVGLLQLYGSGPMAMVGTPWILIGCYFTVALPFMYRAITNNLQAINLRDLMDAAQLLGASTFQAAFLVVLPNLRKGLMVALLLSFSFLFGEFVFANILVGTRYETLQVYLNNMRNSSGHFTSALVISYFFFVLVLTWIANILNKDKSE
- a CDS encoding ABC transporter ATP-binding protein; translation: MSYVSVQHLQKSYAGTTVFSDIDCEINKGEFVTLLGPSGCGKSTLLRCIAGLTPVDGGKILLDGVDIVPLSPQKRGIGMVFQSYALFPNMTVEQNVAFGLRMQKVNADDSHKRVSEVLKLVELHDFASRYPHQLSGGQCQRVALARSLVTRPRLLLLDEPLSALDARIRKHLREQIRQIQRELGLTTIFVTHDQEEALTMSDRIFLMNQGKIVQSGDAETLYTAPVDVFAAGFIGNYNLLDAEAASKLLQRTINHRIAIRPEAIELSLDGELDAQIRNHSLLGNVIRYRVEARGVELVVDVLNRSAADLHPDGQRLALSIDPTALCEVA
- a CDS encoding ABC transporter substrate-binding protein — encoded protein: MKQLFLATLLGSTIAMCTAAMAADTDLKTLEAAAKAEGAVNSVGMPDDWANWKGTWEDLAKKYGLKHIDTDMSSAQEIAKFAAEKDNATADIGDVGAAFGPIAVKQGVVQPYKPSTWDQVPDWAKDKDGNWALAYTGTIAFIVNKKLLHGSDVPTKWADLKTGKYKVSIGDVSTAAQAANGVLAAALANGGDEKNIKPALLLFADLAKQGRLSMANPTIATMEKGEIEVGVVWDFNGLSYKAKMANPDDYVVLIPSDGSVISGYTTIINKYAKNPNAAKLTREYIFSDAGQTNLARGNARPIRAEHLQLPEDVKAKLLPNEQYKKVTPVKDAEAWEKTSKALPQQWNEEVIVEMK
- a CDS encoding alkaline phosphatase family protein, with translation MKHNVILVVLDGLNYEVACHAMGHLQAYVGAGRAALYQLECELPALSRPLYECILTGVPPIDSGIVHNNVSRLSNQRSIYHYARDAGLKTAAAAYHWVSELYNRSPFVAARDRHTNDPTLPIQYGHFYWNDHYPDSHLFADAEDLRLRHAPNFLLVHPMNIDDAGHKHGLDSSQYRNSARSADIILADYLQNWLDAGYQVLVTADHGMNNDRSHNGLLAEERQVPLFVLGEVFSLNPDVTPKQTELCGTICELLGVPHDKPVCRELFK